A genome region from Musa acuminata AAA Group cultivar baxijiao chromosome BXJ3-5, Cavendish_Baxijiao_AAA, whole genome shotgun sequence includes the following:
- the LOC103985047 gene encoding MDIS1-interacting receptor like kinase 2-like: protein MTSLSTVDVSYNELDGPVPDSPAFRRAPAEWFVHNIHLCGVVRGLPPCVTLGTPTKDDRSKRHKVVVIAIIPSVVVFLLLFVFTAAAFRLHKRKKPAVPVDDNHIKEGAFSILNFDGRDVYKDIIEATEDFDAKYCIGSGGYGSVYRAELASGKLLAVKKIHLPETEGTFDEKPFQNEIQTLTQIRHRNIVKLYGFCTFPRHKFLVYEYMERGSLGSVLRSDTAAELDWVKRVSIVKDVARALFYMHHDCVLPIVQRDITSNNILLDSEFKAYVSDFRIARLLKPDSSNWTMLAGTRGYLAPELAYTMRVTTQCDAYSFGVVTLELLIGEYEEVLISILSSSPINDGFVKDVLDRRLPVPEGQVADEVVTVLSLALRSVDNHPESRPTMKQVSDRSIDALKFSDLMSVEI from the exons ATGACGAGCTTGTCTACCGTAGATGTATCCTACAATGAACTGGACGGCCCTGTTCCTGATAGTCCAGCTTTCCGAAGAGCCCCGGCGGAGTGGTTTGTCCATAACATTCATCTGTGTGGAGTTGTTCGAGGATTGCCTCCGTGTGTTACACTCGGTACTCCAACAAAAGATGACCGAAGCAAGCGCCACAAAGTTGTTGTAATAGCCATCATTCCTTCCGTCGTCGTCTTCCTTCTCTTGTTTGTATTCACTGCAGCCGCTTTTCGATTGCACAAGAGAAAGAAGCCGGCAGTACCGGTCGATGATAATCACATCAAAGAAGGTGCATTCTCTATTTTGAATTTTGATGGAAGAGATGTATACAAGGACATCATCGAAGCCACCGAAGATTTCGATGCCAAATACTGTATCGGAAGCGGTGGATACGGCAGTGTCTACAGAGCAGAGTTAGCAAGTGGGAAGCTGCTAGCGGTGAAGAAGATTCACCTACCAGAAACTGAAGGAACATTCGACGAGAAACCTTTTCAAAATGAGATACAAACTCTAACTCAAATTCGACATCGCAATATCGTCAAGCTTTATGGGTTCTGCACCTTTCCTCGACACAAAtttctggtgtacgagtacatggagaGAGGAAGTCTGGGATCTGTCCTCCGAAGCGACACTGCAGCTGAATTGGACTGGGTGAAGAGAGTGAGCATCGTGAAGGATGTTGCTCGTGCTCTGTTCTACATGCATCACGATTGTGTTCTGCCTATCGTTCAACGAGATATTACCAGCAACAACATCCTACTTGATTCCGAATTCAAGGCTTATGTTTCCGACTTTAGAATTGCTCGACTACTGAAGCCGGATTCATCAAATTGGACCATGCTTGCAGGCACGCGGGGTTACTTGGCACCTG AGCTTGCATATACAATGAGAGTGACCACCCAATGCGACGCGTACAGTTTCGGAGTCGTGACGCTGGAGTTGCTGATAGGAGAGTATGAAGAAGTACTCATTTCCATTCTGTCGTCTTCACCGATCAATGATGGCTTCGTGAAAGACGTATTGGACCGACGTCTACCTGTTCCTGAGGGTCAAGTTGCGGATGAAGTGGTTACAGTTTTGAGCTTGGCTCTTCGTAGCGTGGATAACCACCCTGAATCACGCCCGACAATGAAACAGGTCTCCGACAGGTCTATTGATGCATTGAAGTTTTCCGATTTGATGAGCGTGGAGATATGA
- the LOC135638136 gene encoding MDIS1-interacting receptor like kinase 2-like: MAQSDALQNLNNNITGVIPTEFGQLTKLQGLDLSGNYLQGEIPKSFGSLTLLYNLSLGNNQLVGQVPWEFGMLSNLELLDLSSNNLAGRIPDQLGNCMKLRSLKLNNNNFSGTIPLAIGNLVVLQDTFDVSHNSLTGEIPSQLSKLVMLQILNLSHNSLSGHLPSSLTYMTSLSTEDVSYNELDGPVPDSPAFRRAPAEWFAHNNDLCGVVRGLPPCVTLGTPTKDDRSKRHKVVVIAIIPSVVVFLLLFVFTAAAFQLHKRKKPAVPVDDNHIKEGAFSILNFDGRDVYKDIIEATEDFDAKYCIGSGAYGSVYRAELASGELLAVKKIHLPDTEGTCDEQPFQTEIQTLTQIRHRNIVKLYGFCSSPRRKFLVYEYMERGSLGSVLRSETAAELDWVKRVSIVKDVACALSYMHHDCTPPIVHRDITSNNILLDSEFKACVSDFGIARLLKPDSSNWTMLAGTRGYLAPELAYTMRVTTQCDVYSFGVVTLELLMGEYGEVLISILLSSPINDSFVKDVLDRRLPVPDGQVADEVVAILSLALRSVDNHPESRPTMKQVSDKLCVVRTPPPSLRSIDALKFSDLMSVEI; encoded by the exons ATGGCACAATCTGACGCTCTTCAGAATCTCAATAACAACATCACCGGAGTCATACCCACCGAGTTTGGGCAGTTGACGAAACTGCAAGGGCTGGACCTCTCGGGCAACTACCTACAAGGAGAGATCCCAAAGAGCTTCGGCAGCTTAACCCTTCTATACAATCTGAGCTTGGGCAACAACCAACTCGTCGGCCAGGTGCCTTGGGAGTTTGGAATGCTGTCCAatcttgaactgcttgatctcTCATCCAACAACTTGGCAGGAAGAATCCCAGATCAATTAGGCAACTGCATGAAACTCCGATCGTTGAAGCTTAACAACAACAACTTCAGTGGAACCATTCCTTTGGCCATTGGTAATCTGGTGGTCCTTCAAGACACGTTTGACGTCAGCCACAACTCACTAACAGGGGAGATTCCATCCCAACTCAGCAAATTGGTGATGCTGCAAATCCTGAATCTATCGCATAATTCCTTGTCGGGTCATCTTCCATCTTCGCTAACGTATATGACGAGCTTGTCTACCGAAGATGTATCCTACAATGAACTGGACGGCCCTGTTCCTGATAGCCCAGCTTTCCGAAGAGCCCCGGCGGAGTGGTTTGCCCATAACAATGATCTGTGTGGAGTTGTTCGAGGATTGCCTCCGTGTGTTACACTCGGTACTCCAACAAAAGATGACCGAAGCAAGCGCCACAAAGTGGTTGTAATAGCCATCATTCCTTCCGTCGTCGTCTTCCTTCTCTTGTTTGTATTCACTGCAGCTGCTTttcaattgcacaagagaaagaaGCCGGCAGTACCGGTCGATGATAATCACATCAAAGAAGGTGCATTCTCTATATTGAATTTTGATGGAAGAGACGTATACAAGGACATCATCGAAGCCACCGAAGATTTCGATGCCAAGTACTGTATCGGAAGCGGTGCATACGGCAGTGTCTACAGAGCAGAGTTAGCAAGTGGGGAACTGCTAGCGGTGAAGAAGATTCATCTACCAGACACTGAAGGTACATGCGACGAGCAACCCTTTCAAACTGAGATACAAACTCTTACTCAAATTCGACATCGCAATATCGTCAAGCTTTACGGGTTCTGCTCCTCTCCCCGACGCAAAtttctggtgtacgagtacatggagaGAGGAAGTCTGGGATCTGTCCTCCGAAGCGAGACGGCAGCTGAATTGGACTGGGTGAAGAGGGTGAGCATCGTGAAGGATGTCGCCTGTGCTTTATCCTACATGCATCATGACTGCACACCACCCATCGTTCATCGAGATATTACCAGCAACAACATCCTACTTGATTCCGAATTCAAGGCTTGTGTTTCCGACTTTGGAATTGCTCGACTACTGAAGCCGGATTCATCAAATTGGACCATGCTTGCAGGCACACGGGGTTACTTAGCACCAG AGCTTGCATATACAATGAGAGTGACCACCCAATGCGACGTGTACAGTTTTGGAGTGGTGACGCTGGAGTTACTGATGGGAGAGTATGGAgaagtgctcatttccattctgttgTCTTCACCGATCAACGATAGCTTTGTGAAAGATGTATTAGACCGACGTCTACCCGTTCCGGATGGTCAAGTTGCGGATGAAGTAGTTGCAATTTTGAGCTTGGCTCTTCGCAGTGTGGACAACCACCCCGAATCACGCCCGACAATGAAACAGGTCTCCGACAAGTTATGCGTGGTCAGAACACCCCCACCAAGCCTCCGATCTATTGATGCATTGAAGTTTTCTGACTTGATGAGCGTGGAGATATGA
- the LOC135639166 gene encoding probable leucine-rich repeat receptor-like protein kinase At1g35710 — MESFFSQKSLHRLLLLLLVFSVSPKLASSSLALQRRVLLQWKASLRSQQSLRYWNLSTSPSSWRGITCSLRRHRVITEVNLPSMGLDGPLHTLNFSALPSLTSLNLTFNRLSEQIPPTIFTLSELISFDVQGNDFTGTIPARISSLTKLRSLNLSGNKISGSIPLSLGNMTSLDFLTLSGNGFSGSIPEEMGDLENLQELDRSANFLTGSIPQSLGNLTQLSLLDLSLNHLYGSVLPTLGNLRNLLVLSIFN; from the coding sequence ATGGAATCTTTCTTCTCCCAGAAATCTCTCCAccgccttcttcttctcttgcttGTCTTCTCAGTTTCTCCGAAGCTGGCATCGTCTTCGCTTGCATTGCAACGTCGAGTGCTCCTTCAATGGAAAGCCAGCCTCAGAAGCCAACAATCACTTCGATATTGGAACCTCAGCACCAGCCCAAGCAGCTGGAGAGGCATAACCTGCAGCCTCCGGCGTCACAGGGTGATCACCGAGGTTAATCTGCCGAGCATGGGTTTGGATGGGCCACTCCACACTCTCAACTTCTCCGCTTTGCCATCACTGACCAGCCTCAATCTCACGTTCAACAGGCTCAGCGAGCAGATCCCTCCCACCATCTTCACTCTCTCTGAGCTCATCTCTTTTGATGTCCAAGGAAACGACTTCACGGGGACGATCCCAGCCAGGATCAGTTCTCTCACAAAGCTGAGATCCTTAAATCTCAGTGGAAATAAAATTAGTGGCTCCATCCCTCTTTCGTTAGGCAACATGACAAGCCTCGACTTCCTCACCCTGTCCGGAAATGGCTTCTCAGGAAGTATTCCTGAAGAAATGGGGGATCTCGAGAATCTCCAAGAGTTGGATCGCTCCGCCAACTTTCTCACGGGATCAATCCCTCAAAGCCTGGGAAATTTGACTCAACTCTCCTTGTTGGATCTCTCTCTGAATCATTTATATGGATCTGTTCTTCCGACGCTGGGAAATCTTCGAAATCTTCTTGTCTTAAGCATCTTCAATTGA